The following proteins are encoded in a genomic region of Limanda limanda chromosome 22, fLimLim1.1, whole genome shotgun sequence:
- the LOC132995903 gene encoding uncharacterized protein LOC132995903 translates to MSLSLLLLLLLLGSSQTSHFMGTVMTFYPKDRSPDGSVTVVLRYKLNFHAFGGDTWRCFRGNCGSQSSLTLNRVSQESSAKWYQDEGVMTRQVLDRGAFQLWLSGAAWISNRNGISSWRAVTLVDLRNRSDTSRANASPQTTILPLVRVPSNCQRDFNLLAFDPDGDEVRCRYGNASLTECSPCTPPSVLRLSPSCTLSFGATTSSDEGPYAVQLVMEDFPRQKITLNQGGSFQTNITTNNAISKIPVQFVLQVDPAVPSCTEGLYLPAFLPPTPANRARLYTPVNQTLDISINAAATFSMVSELLFSGPHNVNQTRSGPGQFTLSWMPSQSEEGESQPICFIVQALSNSTKYHSELRCVIVSVGNDPSPSAAPTSEGPTPSEGSTPSSQQIVIRLTARISSVVALTEEDIRSTVVQQLKNELVKLGLTPSTNLTLLGKV, encoded by the exons ATGTcgctgtctctgctgctgctgctgctgctgctgggcagCTCCCAGACATCTCATTTTATGGGAACGGTCATGACCTTCTACCCAAAAGACCGCAGCCCAGATGGATCGGTCACG GTCGTCCTTCGCTATAAGTTGAACTTCCACGCTTTTGGCGGCGACACGTGGAGGTGCTTCAGGGGGAACTGTGGGAGTCAGAGTTCTTTGACGCTGAACAGAGTGTCCCAGGAGAGCAGCGCAAAGTGGTACCAAGACGAGGGAGTCATGACTCGGCAGGTTCTCGACAGAGGTGCTTTTCAGCTGTG GTTGAGCGGTGCTGCCTGGATAAGTAACAGAAATGGCATCTCATCATGGAGAGCCGTGACACTGGTAGATCTGAGGAACCGTTCCGACACCAGCAGGGCCAACGCGTCCCCTCAGACCACCATCCTGCCACTTGTGAG AGTTCCTTCAAACTGTCAGAGAGATTTCAACCTGTTGGCGTTTGACCCTGACGGAGACGAGGTTCGATGCAGATATGGAAACGCATCACTGACAGAGTGTAGCCCCTGCACGCCACCGTCtgtcctccgcctctcacca TCGTGTACTCTGTCATTCGGCGCCACCACCAGCAGTGATGAAGGTCCGTACGCAGTCCAGCTGGTGATGGAGGACTTTCCCAGACAGAAAATCACCCTGAATCAAGGCGGAAGCTTCCAGACGAACATAACTACAAACAACGCTATCAGCAAAATACCTGTCCAATTTGTTCTACAGG TGGATCCTGCGGTGCCATCCTGCACAGAGGGACTCTATCTGCCAGCGTTCCTGCCTCCAACACCGGCCAACAGAGCTCGACTTTACACCCCCGTCAATCAGACCCTGGACATCAGCATTAACGCAGCTGCAACTTTCTCCAT ggtctctgagctgctgttcaGCGGGCCGCACAACGTGAACCAGACCAGATCAGGACCAGGTCAGTTTACCCTGAGCTGGATGCCGTCTCAGagcgaggagggagagagccaaCCCATCTGCTTCATTGTCCAAGCACTTTCCAA TTCAACAAAGTATCATTCTGAGCTGCGATGTGTCATCGTAAGTgttggaaacg ATCCATCACCAAGCGCTGCACCAACTTCAGAGGGACCTACACCATCAGAGGGGTCTACGCCATCGTCCCAACAAA TTGTCATTCGCTTGACGGCGAGGATTTCCTCTGTGGTGGCTCTGACTGAGGAAGACATCAGGAGTACGGTCGTACAGCAG CTTAAAAACGAACTGGTGAAACTCGGATTGACACCCAGCACAAATCTGACGTTACTGGGGAAGGTGTAA